Part of the Candidatus Poribacteria bacterium genome is shown below.
ACTAAATCCTAACACAATATGGCAAAAATGTCAAGAAAATTTTTAATTTTCCTTGCGGAGGAACAATGGGCGTTAAGACTATAACGTGCGTTCCTTAGATCCGCCTGCGTGTTTTTGCTTGGGGTTTTTGATAGGGTGTTTCTGCGTATTTCTGCGTATTGTTGCAGGCTCACATTTTTGACACTATGTCTGATCAAGCAAAAACACCTGACATAACGTGTCGGATTTAAGGTATAATTAATTCAATTCATTATGGAAACTGTTCTCTATAAAACTAAGTCAAGCCCGTAGGGGTTGACGGCTCTGGAGAAATGAACTTCAAAGTTCAAACTTCCGTGCCTTATCCGCAAGGTAAATTAAAAATATGCAAAACTTTTTCTTCGCATTGGGTTCAGGTCTGAGTCTATTGGGTGTCGTTTTTGGAGCGTTTGGGGCACACGCGTTGCGGTCAAAACTCTCACCGGAGATGCTTGAGACGTTTGAAGTCGCAGTTCGCTATCAGATGTATCACAGTCTCGGCCTGATTGCTGCGGCGTGGGCGGTATCACAGTGGCAGAACCAACTCACGACGGCATCGGGATGGTGTTTTTTGGCAGGTATCCTGATCTTTTCGGGGAGTCTTTATATCCTTAGTCTCACAGGCATTCGCTGGCTCGGCGCAATTACGCCCATCGGTGGGTTGGCATTTATTATCGGTTGGGGCTGCCTGACTATCGCTGCGATTCGCGGGTAAAGCGTCTGTGTTTCAGTCTGTTTAGGGTTGACAGTTGTGACATGTTGGTGTAAAATAATGGGAACGAAAAGAACGTGACCTATCCACTTTGGGACGACCGCGAGCGTCTTTAACTCGAGAAACGGGATATTCGATGCTCCGGCTATAAATCTAAGGAGAATCTCTCATGAGAAAGTTGAATATCCAATGGGTTTACGCGTGTATTTGCTTGGGCTTTATGCTGATTGGGCATACCGCACAAGCGATTCGTTACGAGTTTGATAGTGACAAAGAGATTGCGGATTGGGAATTGGGACCGCAGGCAACCGCAGCGGTGAAAGACGGTATGCTTGAACTCACCGTTGCCGGTGGTCAGAATTCAGGTATCTACTTTGGGGAAGAAAACTGGACGGATTACCGAATGGAAGTCAAGGCACGAAAAATTAATGGCCCCTATTTCCATCTGTTCGTTCGGACGCAGGAACCCGCTGTAGATTTCTATTTCATGGAAATCAGTTACAACTCACATACAACTTCGGTTTTCATGTTTCAAGGCGGTGCTGCGAATGAGATTACCGGCGGTCCCCGCCCGAAACGTCCCGATTCAAAGGACACCAAAGGTGGCGATTCATATACCATCGTTTTTGAAATAGAAGGGGAAACCCTCAAAACTTACATTGATGGAAAACTGATGGTTGAAACCGAGGATAAAACCTACGATAAAGGGCGTCCCGGTTTAGGCGGTAGGGATTCAACCGTTGCGTATGAATATGTTGAGATTAATGGTGAGGGCATTCCGCCAACCGCAGTTGAACCTGCTGACAAATTAGCTACGCTATGGGGTGAATTGAAGAGTAAGTGAACTAAAGTGGTTAGCTCGTAATGAAATTATGCCTTAAACCGCAAGGTATAATTAAAAAAGGAGGAAAAAGTGTTCAAGAAACTGAGTATTCTTGTTTTTGTAGTTCTGGTTTCCGGTCAAGTGGAAGCTAATTACAATTTTGCGCTTCACACCGATTCGCACCCTTGGGCGCGTGAAGACCCAAAAGGGGCTCAAGAGGAAATTGATGCCTTGATTAAGATTATTGATAACAAGGTAAACCTGACGGCTTTTGATCCCAAGGATATTAACGGATTAGGAGAGTGGGTCAAGGCACACACAGAAGGGGGTGGGAATACCCTGATTCTGACCGGTATCACCCCTTCAACGATTTATCCGATCAATAACGGAAAGCCTGATGGCTCGCCGCTTGAAGAGTTCCTTGATGCTGGCAACACGATTTTCAATACGGGTGAATACACCTTTTACACATCGGAAGGACCCGATGAAACGAACGGACAAGCTGCACTACCCAATATCATTGACGTTCCAAAAGCGTTCGTGTGGATGAATAGAGGTCCAGACGCTTGGGCGGCTAATCCCGTTGAAATGACCCCGACACAGGAAGGTAAAGACCTTATACCGAGCCTGAAAAAGTATAATACGTCTTATCCGTTCCATCTTGACGATTACGACAGAAGCCCTTGGGAGTTAGAGATCGCGCTTGCTGAGAATGATGATGCAGATCCGCGGGTTGACCCGGCTGTGCTATATAACAAAGACACCGGGGGCCGCCTCGGCATTTTCGTCCAGACCTATGTAGGGGATGTACCACATCCGGGTGTCTCATGGGGTAATATTATGGGTGAATTCATCGTTAACTATTACCTACCAGAGGTTTTATCGGTTGAACCGACCGGTAAATTAACGACAACGTGGGGAGACCTGAAATCCTCAAAATAGCCATTAGACAATTGGAGGAAAAGTGTGAGGGTGGCACTACAGACGGGCATGTCTATGTGCCGCTTTCACACACAATAAAGATGAAAAAATTAACATATCTTTTAGCAGTTGTAGCGTTCTTAATGAGTTGTGTACTCGCGCATGCAGTCGATCCAGATAAGGATTTACTTATCTATCTACCCTTTGACGAAGGTCAGGGTAATAAAGCGGAAGATGTTGGGCCGAATGGATTCGTGGGTGATATAAAGAACGCAAAATGGGTAGAGGGTGTCTCAGGTCAGGCACTCCAATTTAAGGGGGGGAGTGTTAACTTCGACCCACTCAAAATTGATCAACCCGAGGAAATGACGATTGAGTTTTGGTTTAAACCGGACGAGAAAATTGACAGTGGTGCCCGAATTGATCTGCTCTATCGTTTGCAAGGGGGTGGACGCCCTCATGTTACGTTCAACCG
Proteins encoded:
- a CDS encoding DUF1080 domain-containing protein, which encodes MRKLNIQWVYACICLGFMLIGHTAQAIRYEFDSDKEIADWELGPQATAAVKDGMLELTVAGGQNSGIYFGEENWTDYRMEVKARKINGPYFHLFVRTQEPAVDFYFMEISYNSHTTSVFMFQGGAANEITGGPRPKRPDSKDTKGGDSYTIVFEIEGETLKTYIDGKLMVETEDKTYDKGRPGLGGRDSTVAYEYVEINGEGIPPTAVEPADKLATLWGELKSK
- a CDS encoding LamG domain-containing protein, which produces MGRPEILKIAIRQLEEKCEGGTTDGHVYVPLSHTIKMKKLTYLLAVVAFLMSCVLAHAVDPDKDLLIYLPFDEGQGNKAEDVGPNGFVGDIKNAKWVEGVSGQALQFKGGSVNFDPLKIDQPEEMTIEFWFKPDEKIDSGARIDLLYRLQGGGRPHVTFNRGGILFGYYFATQGVELPIHTTYDAFESEWYYFVGTQSKKTGWMYINGELDAETEAGGDARMDFGTQGMCIAASQGNANFFNGMVDEFKMWSVAFTADDVKNSMEKTLAVQAEGKLTTTWGKIKSGSDGIRF
- a CDS encoding DUF423 domain-containing protein, whose protein sequence is MQNFFFALGSGLSLLGVVFGAFGAHALRSKLSPEMLETFEVAVRYQMYHSLGLIAAAWAVSQWQNQLTTASGWCFLAGILIFSGSLYILSLTGIRWLGAITPIGGLAFIIGWGCLTIAAIRG